In Oncorhynchus keta strain PuntledgeMale-10-30-2019 unplaced genomic scaffold, Oket_V2 Un_contig_1510_pilon_pilon, whole genome shotgun sequence, the genomic stretch GTGGCGCCGCCATTTTACCAGCTTGTGAATTTGACACAAAACTAATAAATTGTAAAACGAATTCAGAAATCTCAAGTGAATATATTCTTTATGAAAGTACCTTGAGAAAACGATGTACATCCACTCAGACAAACCCCAAAGGCTCTAACTATGTAACTTGTAAAATAGTTAACATTATCACGTTCTTCACTCGGCTCGACACAAAAATAACACATCACACCTTTACCCAACGTGATAATACCTTAACGGATGTATTACCTAAAATGGTACATGTTCTTTCGATATTAGAATGTTTAAACGTGCTATTACATACCTGTAGTAATAAATAGAAAATGACAAGAATGTTATCTTATTGACTGCACCGTTCTGGCGCTTTCTTTACACTGAATAATGGTGCGCTTCTGTCCGGACTTCCTGTTCCCCCACTAAACACCGTCCGTGCATTCCGGGATCCTTGGGATGACCCAACCTCATTACATGAGAAGGGGTCGCTGCCTCCGCCGGGACACATCTattttgcatagagttgattgtGGCCCGTAGAATGTTGTCCCATCCCAGCTAACACAGTGGATCTGTGCCGATTCCGGCTGAGAGTCAGACTCGTCCGACGTCATGTGGCCCGAGTCTGGGCCGCCTTAGGCAGTATTACCGAGTTATCGGGCCCAAAGGTATTGCTTGGGTCTCAGACCGACTGGGGCTACTCTCTGGCAGGTGATTACACGGGCTGCTTTATGTAATTAACatgtaattatttatttatttgtccaTATTTTATCATTGcttctgtgatcaaaaaatactatttaacatttaaattaaataatTTAACAGTCCTGTTTAAGTTGTATTTTAGTATTTTGCAAGGCAGTTGATAAGCATTAAACACTTTTCGGATGGACTGTCCCGAGTGGCGCGTTACTGCAgatggtataatacatctagtattaaaatacaatttaataaACACAAGTAGTTGATTCACAGCTTGTTTATCAATAAACAAAAGTTGTTTAGTAATAAAATAATCCACCCAAACTGATGCTAAAAACTGATCACTACACCATCTTTATATGAtatacacggagtgtacaaaatAGAGATGCGCAATATATCGTTGagcatatcggaatcggacgataatagctaaaaatgccaacatccgCCCGATTTAATGCGGATGtgaaaaaccgatgtcaaagtagacatgcatacctatataacgtaggtagatgacgcaATGACGCCACAAAAAAATACATCACGACTCAGAACAAAATCTGAAAAAAACTAAGCGcacacttccaacaactaaacaagttcaagtcaagcagtcatttgaaagaggtaagacaatttcagcgagacaactcaaaggcgaaatccgttaacgccaagataatggaattcattgcccttgacaatcaaccgtccTCTGTCGTGGATGacgttggctttcgccgactggtcaaTCCCCAGAACACAGTATTTTTCATACGGTgacctaccggagttacacatgAGCACACAATGTGTGCCCTGAAAAAACACACCCCAACCAAcacaccaccagcctgcaatgcTTGACACACGGCAGGGATgcatgcagtggtgtaaagtactttagtaaacattatttaaagaaCTACTTAAAtagtttttggggggtatctgtacctTACTATTTATATtcgacaacttttacttttatttcACTAAATAAtaatttttactccatacattttccctgacacccaaaagtacattgTTTATGATaagcaggacagaaaatggtccaattcacttacttatcaagagaacatccctggtcctccccactgcctctgatctggcagactcactaaacacaaatgctttgctTGTAAATGGTGttagagtgtgcccctggttatcCATCAGACTGGGGTggggggttacctgtcctctgcAGGGAGTGACCATCAgactggggtggggggggggggtagtggGGTTACCTGTATAACAAATAAAACACACAATTgtgcagtctggtttgcttaaaaaCATCTAAGGATACAACACATACCCAAATATAACTGCTTGTAGCTCAGCaactgaagcaaggatatgcatattcttgataccatttgaagtTTGAGGAAATTAATGTTGGAAAATAAcatattagatctggtaaaagataatacaaacaaaataCCTGTCATTTTCTTTttaatctttgaaatgcaagagaaatgccATACTTTCAGATAGGAGTCTAGGTGTCATTTATATTTTGGCcaccagatggcagcagtgtgtgaaaAGTTTgactgatccagtgaagaatTACATTACTGCACTCTATCAAGTCTGCCAGGAGTTTCCCCAAATGTCCTGAATTGTTCAATTGATACATTTAAGTACAAAACTATAGAGAACATATAAAAATGCTATGGTAATAAAACATTTAGGTTTACACACTGACAGGaatttcatacatttttttatttgacctttatttaaccaggtaggctagttgagaacaagttctcatttgcaactgcgacatTATGGATCATTAGCTTATTCACtaggtgtggagccagagacaacAGGGGTTCAAAATGtggaacccagttcctacatttgaacattttagcaaattaaactatgctacatttgatctctgggaccctcaggatgacaaatcagagaaaGATTACTGAATGCAAGTACACTATtgaccttcagaggtgaatgtattaAACCAGTTGCCATGATAAAAGTTGTTGTGCACTCTACTCAAAAAATAGCACTGTATTATTTTCAATGAAATAGCTACTGTTAAATTGGACACTgcaggtagattaacaagaatttaagctttctgacgATATAAAgtcatgtctatgtcctggaaagttggcTGTTGTATACAAAGTCATTCTAGTCACATTGAAAGGTTAGCAACAACCGTCCTGGTTAGAGGACACCCATCGCGTAGAGGTTCATTTAAGCAATTTGAAATGATTCACTTTTACTTTTGAAACTAAGGTATATTTACAACAGAATACCTTTAGACTTTTACTTGAGTTACTCTTGCCAAATTAAGAGCagaagtaaggcttctctccggtGTCTGTTCTCTGATGACCTTTTAGCTCAGCTGTTGTTTTGAAACATTTTCTACAGTCAGATCAGTGGTAAAGCTTCTCTCCTTTATGTTTACCTTGGTGTCTTTTTAAGTGGCACGATTgagagaaactctttccacagtcagagcagaagtaaggcttctcgcctgtgtgtgttctctgatggaCTTTTAGGTCAGTTGATGTTGTGAAGCATTttacacagtcagagcaggagtaaggcttctctcctgtgtgtgttctgtggtgTACTTTTTGCTCAGTTGATGTTGTGAAGCATTttacacagtcagagcaggagtaaggcttcacccctgtatgtatacgttcatgtCTTTTTAAGTGGCCCAGTTGAGAGAAaatcttcccacagtcagagcaggaataAGGCTTCACTCCTGTATGTATAAGTTCATGTGCTTTTAAAAAACCCTGTCGAGAGAAACGCTTCCCACAGTCatagcaggagtaaggcttctctccagtgtgcacTCTCTGATGAAGTTTTAGCTCAGATGATGTTGTGTAGCATTttacacagtcagagcaggagtaaggcttcactCCTGTATGTATATGTTCATGTCTTTTTAAGTGGCCCGGACAAGAGAAaatcttcccacagtcagagcaggagtaaggcttctctccagggtgcactctctgatgaactgtcaGAGCCCTTGATGTtgtgaaactcttcccacagtcagtacAGGAATACggattctctcctgtgtgtatttttaGGTGTATTTTTAGCTTTGATAGAAATGGGAAATTCTCCTCACAATGTGGGCAGTGGTGAGACCTCTTAGCTCTGTGATCTTCCTGCTGTTTCTCTCTGGATGTAGAGAATGTCTCAACAtggtctcctgtgtgaacaacatcAGAAGAACCAGTCAGTTGGTGTGATATAcatgtcaatcaaatgtatattATGAAGCACTTTTTACATCAGCAAATCTCAAAGTGCattacagaaacccagtctaaaatcCCCAATGAGCAAGCAATGctgatgtagaagcacagtggacaggaaaaactccctagaaagcagGGTCCTTAGGAGaaaggtagagaggaaccagacccagaggggtggccagtcctcttctggctgtacctggtgacatatgtattcatatcagtaggctgtacAATATAGTGGAATAAAACTATTCTAAAAGTGGGTAAGagtcctccactcactatcacaatggttagtaactacacagactaaTTTCATAGAACTTAAACACTGGCAGTTTATCTACTTCACTTCTTTAGTCTACACTCTGATCACTCCAGACAGcccagtgaataaaacaaatgcTGACAATACTGGTGTCAAACCATGCAAGTCTGAGTAACATGAAATAACATCTACCTTCTCATTGAAACAGTTCATCATGAAACAGTTCTACTGCAACTTTTCATACACAGTGGGAAGTTGGAATAAATAACAAACTTAGTTAGAACCTGCTCTTACCATGAGAAACAGATTTCCCaatctcatcctcctcttcttcatctttaatgttgacattcagctccagtatttgactgcagtcttccagcttcactgatgccatctctggatcctgcagcgcaaactgggctccactgtcacaatcaggacccagtgactgtaggtttggactcagtgtggaaggagagaggcaggatgGGTTTGTCCTCACTGTGGATGTTACCGGCTTCAGACTTAATTCTAGTCGTCCTGTAGTAACAACGAGTAACAGAAAAAAAGTTATTGTCTTGACAGTTCAGGCACTTTCTTTACTCtcaaaaatatattatatttatttttgttCAATTATTTaattcagtgcttgacttggactgaaataggtgccggtactgtttatatttaggtgcaggagctccacaatactgttgagctaatattGTATAAGGGGAACATGAGCTCAAACACTAGACATTTGAGATGGCGGTAATCAGATCATGTCCAATCTACTGTCCATCTCATTTCAAAAGAGGAAGTAGGTAACAAAACATTCATTCAAATTGGACAAAGTACACACTTTAGAATTAGTCTACACAACGTAAATTAACTTAACCTGTATTAGATTTCCCAAATTCCCAAATGCAAAAATGACTCAAAAACCATTTAGTACAAGGTTGCAGTTTGTTTTAAGCAGCACTATTTACTATTTTCCTGAATAACTGTCTTCACATTAAAAACCAACCGTATTTCCCATTCACACCATAATTTACAGCTAAATATAGAAACTGAACGTGTCTGAATACTACTACACATGATAATCATTGCATTCAGCTTCAAAACTGTAGTGTGACCGTGAAATTGTCTCTGCACCAGCACTGAAGTCTGTTGACGCAGACAGAATGGGCACCACCATGTTACCAGCTTGTGAATTTCACACAAAACCAATAACTTGCTAACCAAACTCAgtaatctcaaatataattttTATTAAATTACCTTGAAGAAGTTATATACATCCATTCAGACAAACCTTGTTTGACTTAAAACAGTTTCACGTTCACTTGGTTTGACGCAGAAATAACAAACCATTACCCAACGTGATAATACCTTAACGGATGTTACCTAGCATGGTATAACACGTTGTTTTGATATTAGAACGTTCATACACGCTTTTACATACCTGTCGTAATAAATAGAAACGGACACAAAAGGTTATCTTCTTGACTGCACTGATCTGGCGCTTTCTTTATTTTGATGAATGGTGTGTGCCTGCCTGGAACTTCCTGTTCCTCCACGACCACAGTGCAGCCTCAGATAAAACAATggggtagtgagaggaagcccactggccggcagtgggagaagatggatcTATGAAACATCTGATCTTAATACAGTTCTGTTCCTAAAACTAAAATCTGTTttgaacagagtggactaagttttgtagacttaaTGCTTTGCAAAAGTTTTAAATAATCACGTTATTTAGAAGGAACGCCGaggcgaattgagttattgcacacaaGTTCTTCACAGAATCGTTCGCAAACAGAAATATGCAGGATTTGTGCTAGAATGCGCCAATAGGAGCTCgggcttggctctgcccactatgactcatctgttcccattggaaacgaccAGCTGTGGTCTATCTTGATTTAGTTATAAAAAATCTTTGTTGCAACCGTCCATGCATTCAGGGATCCTTAGGATGGCCCTACACCATCATATGAAAAGGTTGGTACTTCATTTGAGCCGGATCCAACCGCACCTCTCAGTTTTGTAGTCTTTCGTTCCGGGAACCCGTTTGACAGGATCAGGTAACCTACCTTTAAATAttaaatatttaaatatattaaatatattttaaaaaagtgAAAACGTGCCTGATATTCTAAGAATGTATTAATGTTGGGCCGTCCCAGGTTTATGGTTTGTGCAAAATTGGCCACGCCTTGGTCTAAATAGGCTAcaatgctattttttttttttttttaaatatcctaGCTGTGGATTGTGTGTAGCCAAATCACAAGGCATGACTACTGAGTTAGACCAATTTCTCTTCTGAAATCCGACTCAAGAATTAGTGCTAAAGCCTTAGCCAGGAGATTGGATAGACTGCTCCCATTTCTAATACACCAAGACCAAAATGGTTGTGAAAAACCAAGGTTTTCACAATGTGAGGAGAGTACTAAACATAGTGCACATGTGAAGGGTCCCCTGATACTGCCATTCTCTCACTTGATGCAGAAAAGGAATTCCATAGAGTTGAGCTGTCTTATTTCAGAGATTTGGGAACTACTTCTGTAAAATGGATTAAGAGATGATATACCGACCCAACTACAGATATTGACACTAACAACTTGATTTCACATCATTTTAATATTTTTCGGGGGCACGAGACAAGGATGTCCAGACAGTCCAGGACTCTTTCTTTTAGCTATAGAACCCTTTGCCATTGCAGTAAGGGCCCAACCGTTAATTAGTGGAATTTAAACAGATTTTGAACAAAGAGTGGACCTGTATGCTGATGATATCCTCTTATTCCTAACAGATCTAAATAACTATTCACTCTCCAATTTAATTAACAACTTGTCCGTTTTTTGGGTTTAAAGTTAATAAAACCAAATCTTCCATCCTTTTCCTCAACAAACAAGATACTGAATCCAGTTGTACAGCATCTATTTGTGAATACAGAACAAGGTTTCACATATCTTGGTATTAAAAATCACACCAGAAATGAGCTCGAGCTCAGCAAATTATGAACCCATGGTAACATATGCAACATAATCCATCAACAGATGGACATCATTGCTTGTATCTATTATTGGTAGAATAAACATCATTATGACTCATTCTGTAATTGTTGATTGTCCTAATTGGAACTAataaatatgtgtaaaaaaatttaaaacaatgaatgatggaggccactgtgttcttggggaccttcaacacttcaaggggctcccgagtggcgcagcggtcgaaggcactgcatctcagcgcttgaggcatcactacagacacgggttcgattccaggctgtatctcaactggccgtgatcgggagtcccatagggcgacgcacaattgacccagcatcgtccgggttaggcagTCAGTGAATAataaacatttgttcttaaccgacttgcctagttaaataaaagacaaataaacactgcagtaatgttttggtTCCCTCCCTGAGATCGGTGCCTCAACATAATCCTTTcatggagctctacggacaaatgTGTCTGAATATTATTACACATGTAGAAAACCAATAATCATAACATTTAGCGTCAAAACAGCAGTAAAAATGTCTCTCTGCTGCACCCTCACTGCCTGCACTGAAGTCTGTTGACGCAAACCGACTGGGCGCTGCCATTTTACCAGCGTGTTAATGTTTCCTTTCAtggagttctacggacaattcattcgacctcatggcttggtttttactctgacatgcactgtcaactgtgattccttatataaacaggtgtgtgcttttccaaatcatgtccaatcaattgaatttaccacaggatgacaacaatcaagttgtagaaacatatctaatggaaacaggatgcacctgagcttaatgtcgagtctcatagcaaagggtctgaatacttatgtaaataaggtatttcagtttggGTTTTTTAAGTATAAAAtgtgaaaacatttctaaaaacctgtgttTGCGTTGACAtcatgcggtattgtgtgtagattgaggaacattttttatttaatccatttagaatgaggctgtaacgtaacaaaacgaggaagaagtcaaggggtctaaattcTTCCTGAATGGgagaggggatacctagtcagttgtacaactgaatgggagaggggatacctagtcagttgtacaactgaatgcattcaactgaaatgtgtcttccgcatttaacccaaccactttgaatcagagaggtgcggggggctgccataatcgacatccacatctcTGGTGCcgagggaacagtgggttaactgctttgctcAGGGACAGAACGATCAATTTTTACCTTGTCATTCGATCCAGCAGCCTTTAATTGACTggccaactctctaaccactaggctacctgtacgTATTCATGTAAGAAGGCTGTGCAATACAAAAAGGGAATAAAAAACTATTAAAGTATCTCATAAGTCAAGAATATTATGAGCTGTATCATCAACTCAACATCACAAGGGTTATTAGTAACAACACACTCATTCTACTGCAACTTATCATGCACAGTGGGAAGTTGGAATAAACAACAAACTTAGTTAGATAAAACCTGCTCTTACCATGACTAACAGACTTcccaatcttctcctcctcttcttcatctttaatgttgacattcagctccagtgtttgactgcagtcttccagcttcactgatgtcatctctggatcctgcagtgCAAACTGGGCCCCACTGTCACtatcaggacccagtgactgtaggtttggactcagtgtggaaggagagaggcaggctgggtttgTCCTCACTGTTGATGTTACCAGCCTCATACCTGAGTCAGAAAGTGGTAGAAGAGAAACGGACACAAACATTATTGTCTTATGTTCTGGCACTTTCTTCATTCCTTAAAAATCGATCATATTTTTCTTGTTCAATTATCTAATTCAGTGCTTAACTTGGACTGAAAAAGTTACTGATAAACATTTTGGGtgccggtactgtttatatttaggtgcaggaactccacaatacttttgagacaatacaagggttagtaactacacagactcatttcatagaaCTTTAAAACACTGTCAGTTTGTCTACTTCACTTCTTTAGTCTCCTCTCTGATCACTCCAGACAGcccagtgaataaaacaaatgtTGGCAATACTGGTGTCAAACCACCAAGTCTCAGTAGCATGAAATAACATCTACCTTCTCATTGAAACAGTTCATCATGAAACAGTTCTACTGCAACTTTTCATACACAGTGGGAAGTTGTAATGAACAACAAACTTAGTTAGATGGAACCTGCTCTTACCATAAAAGGCCAACTTCTGCAAGTGTCGCCACCCCACTGCTCTATGCCAGTACACAAACTTGGATAGACAGAACCTGCTCTTACCATGACTAACAGATCCcccaatcttctcctcctcttcttcatctttaatgtCAATATTCAGCTCCATTGTTggactgcagtcttccagcttcactgatgccatctctggatcctgtagtgcaaactgggctccactgttacaatcaggacccagtgactgtaggtttggactcagtgtggatggagagaggcaggctgggtttgTCCTCACTGTTTATGTTACCGGCCTCAGACTTAATCTGAGTTGGCCTGTAGTAATAAAGAGAAAAAGACTAAAGTTATTGTCTTATCAGTCCTGGCACTTTCTTTACtctcaaaaaatattatttaaattCAAGTGCAGGAGtaccacaatactgttgagctaatattctataagaggaacatgaGCTCAAACCATATACAtttgaggtgccggtactcaGCTCCTGTCCAAGTCACGCACTGATCTCATTTCAATAGATCTGGTAGCTCAGCATTGACAACAAAACATGAATTCCTTCACATTAGACAACGTTTACGCTTTAAATCAGGCTACACAATTAAGCGCACTTAATCTATGGTAGATTTCCTGAATTCACATAAATGCAGAAATGACTCAAAAACCATTTAGTACAAGGTTGCAGTATGTTTTAGGCAGCACTATGTACTATTTTCCTGAATAACCTTGTCTTCACGGTATTCTTTAAATCGACAAACAATAGTATTTCCGTTCACACCATAGTAATATGTATAGACAGCGATAACTTAAATAGTCTGAATATTAGTACACATGTAGAAAACTGATAATCATTACATTAAGCTTTAAAATAGTAATGCAACCGTGAAATGGTCTCTCTGCTGCATCCACTCTGCCTGGACTGAAGTCTGTTGACGCAAACCGAGTGGCGCCGCCATTTGACCAGTTCGTGAATTTTACACAAAACTAATAAATTGTAAAACTAATTCAGACATCTCAAGTAAATATATTATTTGTTAAATTACATTGAGAAAAACGATGTACATCCACTCAGACAAACCCCAAAGGCTCTAACTATGTAACTTGTAAAATAGTTAACATTATCACGTTCTTCACTCGGCTCGACATAAAAATAACACATCACACCTTTACCCAACGTGATAATACCTTAACGGATGTATTACCTAAAATGGTACGACATGTTCTTTCGATATTAGAATGTTTAAACGTGCTATTACATACCTGTAGTAATAAATAGAAAGGGACAAAAATGTTATCTTATTGACTGCACCGTTCT encodes the following:
- the LOC118370533 gene encoding zinc finger protein 558-like isoform X11; this translates as MASVKLEDCSQTLELNVNIKDEEEEEEIGISVSHGMRPATSTLRTNPACLSPSKLSPNLQSLGPDCDSGAQFALQDPEMASVKLEDCSQTLELNVNIKDEEEEEKIGTSVNHVSPNLQSLGPDCDSGAQFALQDPEMTSVKLEDCSQTLELNVNIKDEEEEEKIGKSVSHGRLELSLKPVTSTVRTNPSCLSPSTLSPNLQSLGPDCDSGAQFALQDPEMASVKLEDCSQILELNVNIKDEEEEDEIGKSVSHGTARRGLATPLGDHVETFSTSREKQQEDHRAKRSHHCPHCEENFPFLSKLKIHLKIHTGENPYSCTDCGKSFTTSRALTVHQRVHPGEKPYSCSDCGKIFSCPGHLKRHEHIHTGVKPYSCSDCVKCYTTSSELKLHQRVHTGEKPYSCYDCGKRFSRQGFLKAHELIHTGVKPYSCSDCGKIFSQLGHLKRHERIHTGVKPYSCSDCVKCFTTSTEQKVHHRTHTGEKPYSCSDCVKCFTTSTDLKVHQRTHTGEKPYFCSDCGKSFSQSCHLKRHQGKHKGEKLYH
- the LOC118370533 gene encoding zinc finger protein 547-like isoform X14, whose amino-acid sequence is MASVKLEDCSQTLELNVNIKDEEEEEEIGISVSHGMRPATSTLRTNPACLSPSKLSPNLQSLGPDCDSGAQFALQDPEMASVKLEDCSQTLELNVNIKDEEEEEKIGTSVNHVSPNLQSLGPDCDSGAQFALQDPEMTSVKLEDCSQTLELNVNIKDEEEEEKIGKSVSHGRLELSLKPVTSTVRTNPACLSPSTLSPNLQSLGPDCDSGAQFALQDPEMASVKLEDCSQTLELNVNIKDEEEEEKIGKSISHGDHVETFSTSREKQQEDHRAKRSHHCPHCEENFPFLSKLKIHLKIHTGENPYSCTDCGKSFTTSRALTVHQRVHPGEKPYSCSDCGKIFSCPGHLKRHEHIHTGVKPYSCSDCVKCYTTSSELKLHQRVHTGEKPYSCYDCGKRFSRQGFLKAHELIHTGVKPYSCSDCGKIFSQLGHLKRHERIHTGVKPYSCSDCVKCFTTSTEQKVHHRTHTGEKPYSCSDCVKCFTTSTDLKVHQRTHTGEKPYFCSDCGKSFSQSCHLKRHQGKHKGEKLYH
- the LOC118370533 gene encoding zinc finger protein 558-like isoform X17; the protein is MASVKLEDCSPTMELNIDIKDEEEEEKIGGSVSHGMRLVTSTVRTNPACLSPSTLSPNLQSLGPDSDSGAQFALQDPEMTSVKLEDCSQTLELNVNIKDEEEEEKIGKSVSHGRLELSLKPVTSTVRTNPSCLSPSTLSPNLQSLGPDCDSGAQFALQDPEMASVKLEDCSQILELNVNIKDEEEEDEIGKSVSHGTARRGLATPLGDHVETFSTSREKQQEDHRAKRSHHCPHCEENFPFLSKLKIHLKIHTGENPYSCTDCGKSFTTSRALTVHQRVHPGEKPYSCSDCGKIFSCPGHLKRHEHIHTGVKPYSCSDCVKCYTTSSELKLHQRVHTGEKPYSCYDCGKRFSRQGFLKAHELIHTGVKPYSCSDCGKIFSQLGHLKRHERIHTGVKPYSCSDCVKCFTTSTEQKVHHRTHTGEKPYSCSDCVKCFTTSTDLKVHQRTHTGEKPYFCSDCGKSFSQSCHLKRHQGKHKGEKLYH
- the LOC118370533 gene encoding zinc finger protein 664-like isoform X20, whose translation is MTTDRLRLSLRPVTSTVRTNPACLSPSTLSPNLQSLGPDCDSGAQFALQDPEMASVKLEDCSQTLELNVNIKDEEEEEEIGGSVSHGRLELSLKPVTSTVRTNPSCLSPSTLSPNLQSLGPDCDSGAQFALQDPEMASVKLEDCSQILELNVNIKDEEEEDEIGKSVSHGTARRGLATPLGDHVETFSTSREKQQEDHRAKRSHHCPHCEENFPFLSKLKIHLKIHTGENPYSCTDCGKSFTTSRALTVHQRVHPGEKPYSCSDCGKIFSCPGHLKRHEHIHTGVKPYSCSDCVKCYTTSSELKLHQRVHTGEKPYSCYDCGKRFSRQGFLKAHELIHTGVKPYSCSDCGKIFSQLGHLKRHERIHTGVKPYSCSDCVKCFTTSTEQKVHHRTHTGEKPYSCSDCVKCFTTSTDLKVHQRTHTGEKPYFCSDCGKSFSQSCHLKRHQGKHKGEKLYH
- the LOC118370533 gene encoding zinc finger protein 260-like isoform X15, whose amino-acid sequence is MASVKLEDCSQTLELNVNIKDEEEEEEIGISVSHGMRPATSTLRTNPACLSPSKLSPNLQSLGPDCDSGAQFALQDPEMASVKLEDCSQTLELNVNIKDEEEEEKIGTSVNHVSPNLQSLGPDCDSGAQFALQDPEMTSVKLEDCSQTLELNVNIKDEEEEEKIGKSVSHGRLELSLKPVTSTVRTNPSCLSPSTLSPNLQSLGPDCDSGAQFALQDPEMASVKLEDCSQILELNVNIKDEEEEDEIGKSVSHGDHVETFSTSREKQQEDHRAKRSHHCPHCEENFPFLSKLKIHLKIHTGENPYSCTDCGKSFTTSRALTVHQRVHPGEKPYSCSDCGKIFSCPGHLKRHEHIHTGVKPYSCSDCVKCYTTSSELKLHQRVHTGEKPYSCYDCGKRFSRQGFLKAHELIHTGVKPYSCSDCGKIFSQLGHLKRHERIHTGVKPYSCSDCVKCFTTSTEQKVHHRTHTGEKPYSCSDCVKCFTTSTDLKVHQRTHTGEKPYFCSDCGKSFSQSCHLKRHQGKHKGEKLYH
- the LOC118370533 gene encoding oocyte zinc finger protein XlCOF6.1-like isoform X21, with translation MASVKLEDCSQTLELNVNIKDEEEEEEIGISVSHGMRPATSTLRTNPACLSPSKLSPNLQSLGPDCDSGAQFALQDPEMASVKLEDCSQTLELNVNIKDEEEEEKIGTSVNHVSPNLQSLGPDCDSGAQFALQDPEMTSVKLEDCSQTLELNVNIKDEEEEEKIGKSVSHGDHVETFSTSREKQQEDHRAKRSHHCPHCEENFPFLSKLKIHLKIHTGENPYSCTDCGKSFTTSRALTVHQRVHPGEKPYSCSDCGKIFSCPGHLKRHEHIHTGVKPYSCSDCVKCYTTSSELKLHQRVHTGEKPYSCYDCGKRFSRQGFLKAHELIHTGVKPYSCSDCGKIFSQLGHLKRHERIHTGVKPYSCSDCVKCFTTSTEQKVHHRTHTGEKPYSCSDCVKCFTTSTDLKVHQRTHTGEKPYFCSDCGKSFSQSCHLKRHQGKHKGEKLYH
- the LOC118370533 gene encoding zinc finger protein 664-like isoform X18 produces the protein MASVKLEDCSQTLELNVNIKDEEEEEEIGISVSHGMRPATSTLRTNPACLSPSKLSPNLQSLGPDCDSGAQFALQDPEMASVKLEDCSQTLELNVNIKDEEEEEKIGTSVNHVSPNLQSLGPDCDSGAQFALQDPEMTSVKLEDCSQTLELNVNIKDEEEEEKIGKSVSHGTARRGLATPLGDHVETFSTSREKQQEDHRAKRSHHCPHCEENFPFLSKLKIHLKIHTGENPYSCTDCGKSFTTSRALTVHQRVHPGEKPYSCSDCGKIFSCPGHLKRHEHIHTGVKPYSCSDCVKCYTTSSELKLHQRVHTGEKPYSCYDCGKRFSRQGFLKAHELIHTGVKPYSCSDCGKIFSQLGHLKRHERIHTGVKPYSCSDCVKCFTTSTEQKVHHRTHTGEKPYSCSDCVKCFTTSTDLKVHQRTHTGEKPYFCSDCGKSFSQSCHLKRHQGKHKGEKLYH
- the LOC118370533 gene encoding zinc finger protein 558-like isoform X12, translating into MTTDRLRLSLRPVTSTVRTNPACLSPSTLSPNLQSLGPDCDSGAQFALQDPEMASVKLEDCSQTLELNVNIKDEEEEEEIGGSVSHGMRLVTSTVRTNPACLSPSTLSPNLQSLGPDSDSGAQFALQDPEMTSVKLEDCSQTLELNVNIKDEEEEEKIGKSVSHGRLELSLKPVTSTVRTNPSCLSPSTLSPNLQSLGPDCDSGAQFALQDPEMASVKLEDCSQILELNVNIKDEEEEDEIGKSVSHGTARRGLATPLGDHVETFSTSREKQQEDHRAKRSHHCPHCEENFPFLSKLKIHLKIHTGENPYSCTDCGKSFTTSRALTVHQRVHPGEKPYSCSDCGKIFSCPGHLKRHEHIHTGVKPYSCSDCVKCYTTSSELKLHQRVHTGEKPYSCYDCGKRFSRQGFLKAHELIHTGVKPYSCSDCGKIFSQLGHLKRHERIHTGVKPYSCSDCVKCFTTSTEQKVHHRTHTGEKPYSCSDCVKCFTTSTDLKVHQRTHTGEKPYFCSDCGKSFSQSCHLKRHQGKHKGEKLYH